A single Macaca mulatta isolate MMU2019108-1 chromosome 11, T2T-MMU8v2.0, whole genome shotgun sequence DNA region contains:
- the CCDC92 gene encoding coiled-coil domain-containing protein 92 isoform X1, with amino-acid sequence MTSPHFSSYDEGPLDVSMAATNLENQLHSAQKNLLFLQREHASTLKGLHSEIRRLQQHCTDLTYELTVKSSEQTGDGTSRSSELKKRCEELEAQLKVKENENAELLKELEQKNAMITVLENTIKEREKKYLEELKAKSHKLTLLSSELEQRASTIAYLTSQLHAAKKKLMSSSGTSDASPSGSPVLASYKPAPPKDKLPETPRRRMKKSLSAPLHPEFEEVYRFGAESRKLLLREPVDAMPDPTPFLLARESAEVHLIKERPLVIPPIASDRSSEQHSPAREKPHKAHVGVAHRIHHATPPQAQPEVKTLAVDQVNGSKVVRKHSGTDRTV; translated from the exons GTCCCCTGGATGTCAGCATGGCAGCCACAAACCTGGAGAACCAGCTGCACAGCGCACAGAAGAACCTCCTGTTCCTTCAGCGGGAGCATGCCAGCACACTCAAGGGGCTGCACTCCGAGATCAGGCGGCTGCAGCAGCACTGCACAG ATTTAACATATGAGCTGACAGTCAAAAGTTCGGAACAGACAG GAGATGGGACTTCTAGAAGCAGCGAATTAAAGAAAAGATGTGAAGAGCTGGAAGCCCAACTGAAAGTGAAAGAGAACGAAAATGCTGAGTTGTTGAAAGAACTGGAGCAAAAAAACGCGATGATCACAGTGCTGGAGAACACCATCAAGGAGCGGGAGAAGAAGTACCTGGAGGAGCTGAAGGCCAAGAGCCACAAGCTGACCCTGCTATCTAGCGAGCTGGAGCAGCGGGCCAGCACCATCGCCTACCTGACCTCCCAGCTGCACGCCGCCAAGAAGAAGCTCATGAGCTCCAGCGGGACCTCAGATGCCAGCCCGTCAGGGAGCCCCGTGCTGGCCAGCTACAAGCCAGCGCCCCCCAAAGACAAGCTACCTGAAACGCCTCGCCGCCGCATGAAAAAGAGCCTCTCAGCCCCCTTGCACCCGGAATTTGAAGAGGTCTACAGATTCGGGGCAGAGAGCAGGAAACTCCTTTTGCGGGAACCAGTGGATGCTATGCCCGACCCTACCCCATTTCTACTGGCTAGGGAGTCCGCCGAGGTCCACCTCATCAAAGAGAGGCCCCTCGTCATCCCCCCCATCGCCTCTGACCGAAGCAGCGAGCAGCACAGCCCGGCCCGCGAAAAGCCGCACAAAGCCCACGTTGGGGTGGCGCATCGGATCCACCACGCCACCCCGCCGCAGGCCCAACCCGAGGTGAAGACCCTGGCGGTTGACCAGGTGAACGGAAGCAAGGTGGTGAGGAAGCACTCAGGGACGGACAGAACTGTGTGA
- the CCDC92 gene encoding coiled-coil domain-containing protein 92 isoform X2: protein MAATNLENQLHSAQKNLLFLQREHASTLKGLHSEIRRLQQHCTDLTYELTVKSSEQTGDGTSRSSELKKRCEELEAQLKVKENENAELLKELEQKNAMITVLENTIKEREKKYLEELKAKSHKLTLLSSELEQRASTIAYLTSQLHAAKKKLMSSSGTSDASPSGSPVLASYKPAPPKDKLPETPRRRMKKSLSAPLHPEFEEVYRFGAESRKLLLREPVDAMPDPTPFLLARESAEVHLIKERPLVIPPIASDRSSEQHSPAREKPHKAHVGVAHRIHHATPPQAQPEVKTLAVDQVNGSKVVRKHSGTDRTV from the exons ATGGCAGCCACAAACCTGGAGAACCAGCTGCACAGCGCACAGAAGAACCTCCTGTTCCTTCAGCGGGAGCATGCCAGCACACTCAAGGGGCTGCACTCCGAGATCAGGCGGCTGCAGCAGCACTGCACAG ATTTAACATATGAGCTGACAGTCAAAAGTTCGGAACAGACAG GAGATGGGACTTCTAGAAGCAGCGAATTAAAGAAAAGATGTGAAGAGCTGGAAGCCCAACTGAAAGTGAAAGAGAACGAAAATGCTGAGTTGTTGAAAGAACTGGAGCAAAAAAACGCGATGATCACAGTGCTGGAGAACACCATCAAGGAGCGGGAGAAGAAGTACCTGGAGGAGCTGAAGGCCAAGAGCCACAAGCTGACCCTGCTATCTAGCGAGCTGGAGCAGCGGGCCAGCACCATCGCCTACCTGACCTCCCAGCTGCACGCCGCCAAGAAGAAGCTCATGAGCTCCAGCGGGACCTCAGATGCCAGCCCGTCAGGGAGCCCCGTGCTGGCCAGCTACAAGCCAGCGCCCCCCAAAGACAAGCTACCTGAAACGCCTCGCCGCCGCATGAAAAAGAGCCTCTCAGCCCCCTTGCACCCGGAATTTGAAGAGGTCTACAGATTCGGGGCAGAGAGCAGGAAACTCCTTTTGCGGGAACCAGTGGATGCTATGCCCGACCCTACCCCATTTCTACTGGCTAGGGAGTCCGCCGAGGTCCACCTCATCAAAGAGAGGCCCCTCGTCATCCCCCCCATCGCCTCTGACCGAAGCAGCGAGCAGCACAGCCCGGCCCGCGAAAAGCCGCACAAAGCCCACGTTGGGGTGGCGCATCGGATCCACCACGCCACCCCGCCGCAGGCCCAACCCGAGGTGAAGACCCTGGCGGTTGACCAGGTGAACGGAAGCAAGGTGGTGAGGAAGCACTCAGGGACGGACAGAACTGTGTGA